The region AGAGTACGGGGTTCGGCGGCGGCGGGGTCCGGCGTACGGGGTTCGGCGGCGTCGGCCTGGTCGACCAGGTGGAGGAAGGCCTCCTCGACGGTGTCGGTCGCGGTGCCGCGGCGCAGCGCGTCGGGAGTGCCGTCGGCGAGCAGCCGGCCGTCGCGGAGCAGCAGCAGGCGGTGGCAGCGTTCGGCCTCGTCCATGACGTGGGAGGAGACCAGGAGGGTCGCGCCGCGCTCGTCGGTGAGGCGGTGGAAGAGCTGCCAAAGGTCGCGGCGCAGCACGGGGTCGAGGCCGACGGTGGGCTCGTCGAGCACGAGGAATTCGGGGTCGCCGAGCAGGGCGGCGGCGAGCGAGACCCGGCCGCGCTGGCCGCCGGACAGATTCCCCGCCAGCGCGTCGGCGTGCGAGGTGAGGTCGACGTCGCGCAGGGCGCGGTCCACGTGCGTGGGGCGGTCGCGGCGGGGGATGCCGAGGACGGCGGCGAAGTAGTCGAGGTTCTGCCTGGCGGTCAGGTCGGTGTAGACGGACGGCGCCTGGGTGACGTAGCCGACCCTGGGCCTCAGGTCGCGGTGGCCCGCGGGGCGGCCGAGGACGGTGAGGGTGCCGGTGACGTGCGCCTGGGAGCCGACGACGGCCCGCATGAGGGTGGACTTGCCGCAGCCGCTCGGCCCGAGCAGGCCGGTGATTCTGCCGCGCGGGATCGTGAAGGCGAGGTTGTCGAGCACGGTGCGGCCACCGCGGAGGACGCGGAGGCCGGACGCCTCCACCGCGGGTTCCGGGTGTTTATTCATCATGCGGTGAATAAACACCTCGCGGCGCGCTCACGTCAAGCCGTGTGCTCCGGTCGCCCCCGGGGACTGGGCCGCGCGGGCACGCTCGCCCGGCGGCCAGGCCGGGAGATCACAGCGGTGCTGGCGCCGTACCCCGGCACCGGCGTACGACCGGCCCAGTGCAGGACGCACGACGACGGACGGGACCGGCCGGCGGCCGGCACGGCGGCACTGGTCGCCGGGGGCACGCGGGGCGGCGCAGTCGCGCTCGGAACGGCCGGCGCGGCGGAGTACGGACGCTCGGAGAGCCGCTCCGCGAGCTGGTAGGAGAGGGCCGGGCGGGGCATGAGGGGCACGTCAGGGTCATCCCCTATGGCGTTCCCGCCGGTCGCGGAGGAGTGTTGCGGTATGAGTCGTTCATCCCGTGAAATCGCTGTTTCCGGCGCGGAGAAGCGGCAATTGGCCGTGGCCTCCGCGACCCTCGGCCCATGGCGGCCCGCGGCAGTGGTCGGCGCGCTCGGCGGGGGCGTGTCGCTGGCACTGCACCTGGTGCACGGGCACTTCGGCCTGGGCATCCTGTCCGGCGCGATCTCGGTCGCCGCGCTGCTCTTCTTCTGCGTGGGCGGCTCGGGCGCGGTGCTCGGCTATTCCTCGCACGGCTCGGGCCGCGACCGCCGCATCAGGCGCTGGGCGCGCTCGCACCCGTGGCAGGTGGCGGCGGTTCCGGCCGCGCTGATGTTCCTCAGCGACATGGTGATCCGGCAGTTGCTGACCAGCCAGGGCTTCTTCAGCACCATATGGACCGGGCTGTGGCACGGCGCCGTGGTCGCGGCCGTGGTGGGTGCGGTCGGCGTGGTCGGGGCGGCCCGCAAGTAGCGGCTACCGCCGGGATGGGGCGTCGGCGGCGGTCGGCGCCGCCCCCGCAGGGGCGTGCGGAGCCGCATCCCCGTCTGAAGGCGTCGCACTGTGCCGAGCCGAGGCAGCGTGCGGACCCGTCGCCATATGCGGCGCCGTGCCAATGTGCGCGGGTTCGGACGTGGCCTCGCCGCTTCCCCGCTGCGTGGTCAGGTGGGCCAGCAACTGGAGGCGTTCGTACGAGGGCGAGCCGGGCTCGGCGTGGTAGGTGATGAGCATCTGGCCGGGCGCGGAGGGCAGCGCCAGCTTCTCGTAGTGCAGGTCGAGCGGGCCGACCTGCGGATGCTGGAGCAGCGTGACGCCGCTGGTCTTCTGGCGCACGTCCTGGCGGCCCCACAGCGTACGGAAGCGGTCGCTGCGCAGGCTCAGCCCGCCGATCAGTTCGGCCAGGCGCGGGTCGTCGGTGGCGCCGATGATCGAGCGCAGATAGGCGACGGCCTTGGCGGTCATGGCGTCCCAGTCACGGTAGAAGTCGCGCATCGCGGGTTCCAGGAAGGCCGCACGCAGCGTGTTCACGCCGGGCGCGAAGAAGGGGCTCAGGGCGACGGCCATGGCGTTGGCGGCCAGCGTCGTCATGTAGCGGCCGTGGACCAGGGCGGGAGTGGTGGTCCAGTTGTCGATCAGCGTCCGCACCTCGGGGCTGACCCGCTCGGGCCGGGCGGACCTGCGGCGGGAGGCCGGGGGCGCGGCGGCCAGCGCGGTGAGATAGCGCTCCTCGTCGGTGCTGAGCCGCAGGGCGCGGGCGATGCCGGCCAGCACCTGGTGCGAGGGGTGCTGGTCGCGGCCCTGTTCGAGCCGCAGGTAATACTCCACGCTGATGCCCGCGAGCAACGCGACCTCCTCCCGGCGCAGCCCCGGCACCCG is a window of Streptomyces sp. NBC_01477 DNA encoding:
- a CDS encoding helix-turn-helix domain-containing protein, encoding MATASRLGDYLRARRERVRPADVGLPEGGRRRVPGLRREEVALLAGISVEYYLRLEQGRDQHPSHQVLAGIARALRLSTDEERYLTALAAAPPASRRRSARPERVSPEVRTLIDNWTTTPALVHGRYMTTLAANAMAVALSPFFAPGVNTLRAAFLEPAMRDFYRDWDAMTAKAVAYLRSIIGATDDPRLAELIGGLSLRSDRFRTLWGRQDVRQKTSGVTLLQHPQVGPLDLHYEKLALPSAPGQMLITYHAEPGSPSYERLQLLAHLTTQRGSGEATSEPAHIGTAPHMATGPHAASARHSATPSDGDAAPHAPAGAAPTAADAPSRR
- a CDS encoding ABC transporter ATP-binding protein; its protein translation is MMNKHPEPAVEASGLRVLRGGRTVLDNLAFTIPRGRITGLLGPSGCGKSTLMRAVVGSQAHVTGTLTVLGRPAGHRDLRPRVGYVTQAPSVYTDLTARQNLDYFAAVLGIPRRDRPTHVDRALRDVDLTSHADALAGNLSGGQRGRVSLAAALLGDPEFLVLDEPTVGLDPVLRRDLWQLFHRLTDERGATLLVSSHVMDEAERCHRLLLLRDGRLLADGTPDALRRGTATDTVEEAFLHLVDQADAAEPRTPDPAAAEPRTLAAAPTEATPR